In Mucinivorans hirudinis, the DNA window GGACTTGCAGGCATACGGCAAGTTGTTCCTCTCGTGAATTGGGAGCGCGTCCATATCTGCGCGCAGAACAATCGGATTTTCGGGTTTATCTCCCGTCAATTTTGCTAATAGTCCCGTGCCGGCAACCTTAACATACGGGATGGCGTACTCGTCCAATACTGCAGCCACAAAAGCCTGAGTGTTATACTCTTCAAAGGATAGTTCGGCATTTTGGTGTATATATCTCCGCCACTCAACTATCCGTGGCATCATCTTCTTTGCTAATTCAAAATAGCTCATAACAATATATCAAATTTATGATAATAAGGCACATATATTAACTCAGCATTAAAACTCTATAAATCCCTGCTGGGCAAGCACCTCAAAATACTCTTTCGAGAATTTCAAGCTATCCTCACCCTTGTATCTTCGCTCTGTGAAAATTTTCGCAAGATTTTCCAGACCATTTTCATCTAATAACTTTTTGGTGAAATCTGAATTTTCCATTTCAGAATACAATTCATCTATTTTTTCGGAGGTGAATGGCGTATACCTCTCATACTGCACCACTGCCTCCATCGGCAGACGCGGCGTAAGAGGCGGATTGACTGATGGATAGCCAACCGCAACTGTCGTCACGGGCACAACTCCGCGCGGCAACTCCAAGATTTCTATAATGCGCCGTGCTGTGTAGGTTGTCGTGCCGAGGTATACTATGCCAAGACCTTGATTTTCAGCCTCTAATGCAAAGTTTTCGGACGCTAACAGAGCATCAATCGCAGCATTGACCCACCACATAAAGTTGTGATAATCAGGCTCTGCCCCTCGCTGCAAACACCACTGCGTGAAACGATTCACGTCCGCACAAAAGGTCACCACAGCCCCAGCCTGCCGAACGCAAGGTTGATTGAAATGGCAGGGAGAAAGCAGTTCCTTACCCTGATCGCTCTGGGTTACCACCATCGAATAGAGCTGCATCCCACCCGTTGTCGAAGCACGAGAGGCGGCAACCAATATTTCATCGAGAATGTTATTATCAATTTTTCGTTCCGAAAATGCACGAATCGTACGATGCGTGGCAATAGCTTTAATCATAGCAAATTAGTCTCTTAGAATCGTAAGTAAAATGGTGAGGTAAGCTCTCTGTACTCGCGACTGTATTCGCGGGGATTGGTGGTTTCTATGGTGAGATTCTCTTCCAGTAATTCGGTTTTGGCAAACGAAAACTCTGCTGCGATGCGCTTCACGGAACGCCCGGCGATAGGGGTGATATTCAACTTTTTATTACAATAGAGACCCTCACGCGCTGCCTTAGCCATAAAAATCCCTGCCTCACTGTATGGAAATATTGCACAAAAACGCCCCTCAGGTTTTAACAAAGAGATAACTCCGTCCACCAAATCCGAATATGGCAAGAGTGCGGCGTGGCGTGCAGCAGTGCGCGTAAGTTGCATATTATGAGAGGAGTTAAGGAAAAAAGGCGGATTGGAAATAATCAAGCAATATCTCTTTTCACTCGTTGCGGCATACTCCTGCAAGGAGATTTCGCGCACAAAAATTCTTTCGTTCCATCGCGAACGCCTAGCATTCAAGGCTGCCTCCTGTGCGGCAAGTGGCTCAATTTCAATGGCATCCACCACCACTTTAGAATTACGCTGCGCCACCATCAACGCCAAGAGTCCCGTACCGCATCCGACATCTAAAACCCGCTGCTCATCTCCCCTCACATCTGCCCACGCCCCAAGCAGAACACCGTCCGTGCCCACACGCATAGCACTCTGACGCTGCTCAATCTCGAACTGCTTGAAACGGAAATAGTCGGACGGCATCTACTCTATTCTCTTTATATTCGCACCCAAAGCATTCAATCGCCCGTCAATATTTTGGTAGCCACGGTCTATCTGCTCCACATTCTGAATCACGCTCCTACCCTGCGCACTCATTGCAGCAATCAGCAGTGCAACGCCGGCTCGAATATCGGGTGAGGTCATCCGCGTACCTCGAAGCTGCACCTGGTGGTTGTGTCCGATGACTGTCGCACGGTGAGGGTCGCATAGAATAATTTGCGCTCCCATATCAATTAGTTTATCAACAAAGAACAAACGACTCTCGAACATCTTTTGGTGAATCAACACCGAACCCTTTGCCTGTGTGGCAACCACAAGAAATACAGAGAGTAAATCGGGAGTAAGTCCGGGCCAAGGGGCATCTGCAATGGTCATAATCGAGCCATCGAGAAAACTCTCTATCTCGTAATTGTCGTGGCAGGGGATGTAAATATCGTCACCCCGCTGCTCAAAATGAATACCCATACGATTGAATTGGGTGGGTATGATTCCAAGATTGTCGAACGAAACATCCTTGATGGTAATCTCGGAACGAGTCATTGCTGCCATTCCGATAAAGCTACCCACTTCAATCATATCGGGCAACATCGTGTGTGTGGTACCGCCAAGATAATCGACCCCTTCAATAGTAAGAAGGTTTGAGGCTATACCCGTGATATTCGCCCCCATACGCACCAACATTTTGCAGAGCTGTTGCAAATACGGTTCGCACGCTGCGTTGTAAATCACCGTTTTACCTCGCGCCATCACGGCTGCCATAACAATGTTTGCCGTTCCCGTAACAGATGCTTCGTCCAAGAGCATATACCCA includes these proteins:
- a CDS encoding UDP-N-acetylglucosamine 1-carboxyvinyltransferase — translated: MATFEVLGGCPMKGEITPQGAKNEALQILCAVLLTPEKVTIHNIPDIVDVMQLIELLGKMGVETEKVGEGSYSFRAVDVDVDYMFSPEFSRAASRLRGSVMMLGPMLARFGRAAMPKPGGDKIGRRRLDTHIIGFQNLGARYEPNEDNSLNVLAAPDGGLQGGYMLLDEASVTGTANIVMAAVMARGKTVIYNAACEPYLQQLCKMLVRMGANITGIASNLLTIEGVDYLGGTTHTMLPDMIEVGSFIGMAAMTRSEITIKDVSFDNLGIIPTQFNRMGIHFEQRGDDIYIPCHDNYEIESFLDGSIMTIADAPWPGLTPDLLSVFLVVATQAKGSVLIHQKMFESRLFFVDKLIDMGAQIILCDPHRATVIGHNHQVQLRGTRMTSPDIRAGVALLIAAMSAQGRSVIQNVEQIDRGYQNIDGRLNALGANIKRIE
- a CDS encoding tRNA (adenine37-N(6))-methyltransferase TrmN6; this encodes MPSDYFRFKQFEIEQRQSAMRVGTDGVLLGAWADVRGDEQRVLDVGCGTGLLALMVAQRNSKVVVDAIEIEPLAAQEAALNARRSRWNERIFVREISLQEYAATSEKRYCLIISNPPFFLNSSHNMQLTRTAARHAALLPYSDLVDGVISLLKPEGRFCAIFPYSEAGIFMAKAAREGLYCNKKLNITPIAGRSVKRIAAEFSFAKTELLEENLTIETTNPREYSREYRELTSPFYLRF
- a CDS encoding Oxygen-insensitive NADPH nitroreductase, translated to MIKAIATHRTIRAFSERKIDNNILDEILVAASRASTTGGMQLYSMVVTQSDQGKELLSPCHFNQPCVRQAGAVVTFCADVNRFTQWCLQRGAEPDYHNFMWWVNAAIDALLASENFALEAENQGLGIVYLGTTTYTARRIIEILELPRGVVPVTTVAVGYPSVNPPLTPRLPMEAVVQYERYTPFTSEKIDELYSEMENSDFTKKLLDENGLENLAKIFTERRYKGEDSLKFSKEYFEVLAQQGFIEF